The candidate division WOR-1 bacterium RIFOXYB2_FULL_36_35 nucleotide sequence GATTATCCACATTGGAGGGAAATCCTCAGAAAAAGAGATTGAAAATGCTATTGAAAATGTGAAAAAAAATGGAGATTCCCTTGGCGGCGTATTTGAAGTTAAATGTGAAAAGGTTCCAATAGGACTTGGATCCTGCATGCAATGGGACAAAAGATTAGACGGTCTCCTAGCCCAAGCGATGATGAGCATACATGCAATAAAAGGGGTTGAAATAGGATTAGGATTTGAATCCGCAAAACTTCAGGGATCAAAAGTCCATGATGAAATTTTCTATAAAAACAACAAATTTTCAAGAGGGAGCAATAATGCAGGAGGGCTTGAAGGTGGAATGACAAACGGGGAACCCATTGTACTAAAATGCGCCATGAAACCTATCTCCACACTAACAAACCCGCTTCAATCTGTAGATTTAATAACAAAAAATAAAGAAAAAGCACATGTCGAAAGAGCCGATGTTTGTGCCGTTGAAGCCGCAGCTGTCGTGGCAGAAGCAATGGCAGCATTTATACTGGCAGGCGCCTTTATAGAAAAATTCGGAGGAGATTCTCTCGAAGAAACTTTTAACAATTTTTCCTCTTTTCAAAAAAGCTCTTCTATGCTATAATTTTTTGAGAGGGTATTCGCAATCAGTCAGATGAAAGTGGCTGATTTTCGTAAAAATTTTAATAAGGTATAATAGGTGAATTAATAAAAAATGGCTGCCAAAATTAAGCTACAGAGAAAAGGGAAAAAAGGACAACCAAAATATCGTTTTGTAGTACAAGAAGCAAAATCCAAATTATCAGGCAACGTAATAGACATCTTAGGAGAATACGATCCCCTAAAAGAACCTTCATTTTTTAATATTAATAAAGAAAAAGCAGAATATTGGCTCAAAAAGGGGGCTATTCCGACCGAAAAAGTCCGAGATCTTTTAGGAAAAGCAAATATACTTCCACCAGTAGATACATCAAAACTTCATAAACGTAAACCCAAAAAGGAACCTCAAGCAACTGAAGCTCCAGGCGAAACTAAGCCGGCAGAAGGAACTTCTAAAAAAGAAGATCCTGCTAAAGATTCAGAGCAAAAATCTGTTTAAAAACAAGAGAAGCCAAACAGATAAAGAAAGCAAGGCTCAAGGAGGATATAAAAAATGAAAAATCTTATAGAATATATAGTTAAAGCATTAGTAGAAAACCCTGATCAAGTATCAGTTACTGAAACACTGGGAGAGAAAGTCTCAATAGTTGAAGTAAGGGTGGCAGAATCAGATATGGGTAAAGTTATCGGGAAAGAAGGCAAAATTGCAAACGCGATAAGAACGGTGGCTAAAGCCGCAGGCGGTAAAGAACAAAAGAGAGTAAATGTAGAATTTATGACTAAGGAGGTAAATAATGGCTGAACAAGATCAGGATAAACAGGTTGAATTAAAACGAGTAGTAATGGTTAAGGCTATTGTTACGGAGGCATTTAAGGACAATCTTATTAAAGAATTAGATAGGGCTGTAAAAAATTTAGAGAACCAGGAAGAACAAATGACATCTCAAAGCCAGGCTCATATGAAGTCGCTCCAAGAAAAAGGGGCAAAACAACAAGCCCTTGCTTTTAAAAATCAATTTCAAAATGAAAAGGCTAGGCTTTCTGCCGCAAGATCTGATCTCCTGTTGAAAATTGAAGAAGCTAAAAAGCTTACGATTGGGACAGAATTTGTCCAAGGACCTTTAGAAGGACCGGTAACCGTCGGGGTTGGCGACAACTTATATAAAAAAGTTGGCGGGGCCGAAATCATAGTAAAAGATGGCATTGTCCAAGAAATCCGCGGGATAGACAATTAAATTAATCGGCGAAGGCGTGAATTTAATTTTTTACGCTTTCGCCGAAAAATCAAAATCTTCATGAATTTTCATATTTTAACGCTCTTTCCTGAAATGTTTAAAGGGCCTTTTTCTGAAAGCCTTCTGCAAAAAGCTCAAGAAAAAAAGATCCTTTTAATAAACCTTATAGACATAAGATCTTTCGCAACCGATAAACATAATAAAGCAGATGATACAACATATGGCGGAGGCCCGGGAATGGTTATGAAGTTAGAGCCTATCTTAAAAGCTATAGAAAATATCTCCCATAACCATAAAAATCCCAGAATAATCTTTATGACCCCTTCCGGGGAAAAATTCACTCAAGAAAAAGCCAAAGAACTTTCAATGGAAAATAACATTGTAGTACTATGTGGCCATTACGAAAACATAGACCAACGAATTTTGGAAAACATAGTTACAGATGAAATAAGCATGGGAGATTATGTTTTAACAGGCGGGGAAATCCCTGCCATGGCGCTTGTAGACTGCGTCGCAAGGTTAATTCCTGGAGTTGTAAAAGAAGAGGAATCTGTAAAAAATGAATCTTTTTACGATAACTTATTAGATTTTCCAAGTTATACGAAGCCAGAAGAATATAATGGAATGAAAATTCCAGAGATGTTAAAATCAGGTCATCACAAAAAAATAAGAGAATGGCGCAGAAAAGAATCTCTAAAATCAACTTTTTTTAGAAGACCGGATCTCTTGGCAAAAGCAAATTTAACTAAAGAAGATAGGAAGATCCTTGAAGAAATAATACAGAATATGGGGAAGGAACCTTAAAAAATGGCTAAAGTCTACATTGCTTTATTGCATTATCCGGTGTATAATAAAAAGAAGAAGGTCATTACGACTTGTATCACGGGGTTTGACCTTCATGATATTGCTAGAAGTGCGCTGACGTATGGTATTACAAGATATTATGTTGTAAACCCATTGCCAGCGCAAATTGTTTTTGCGGAACGGATAGTTAACTGTTGGAAAAGCGAAAAAAGCTTTATACACAATTGGACACGATTCGAAGCTTTTAAGCTAATAAAGCTCAAAAAAAATCTTGAAGAGGTTATCAAGGAGCTTAAAGATCCTATAATTGTTGCCACATCAGCAAAAAATGTAGGTTCTATTCCTTATAAAACATTAAAAGCTAAAATTAAAAAAAACAGGAAGCCTGTTTTATTGATTTTTGGCACGGGCTGGGGGTTAACAAAAGAGGCTATGCAAAAAGTTGACTATGTTTTACCTCCTATTAAAGGGAAAGGGAGTTATAACCATCTATCTGTAAGAGCTGCTGTTGCAATAATTTTAGATCGGTTGTTTGGGAAATAAACTACCATATCCTTACGGGACATGGCATTTTGGAGATAAAAGTTTTGATTTTTAAA carries:
- a CDS encoding 30S ribosomal protein S16, with the protein product MAAKIKLQRKGKKGQPKYRFVVQEAKSKLSGNVIDILGEYDPLKEPSFFNINKEKAEYWLKKGAIPTEKVRDLLGKANILPPVDTSKLHKRKPKKEPQATEAPGETKPAEGTSKKEDPAKDSEQKSV
- a CDS encoding tRNA (guanosine(37)-N1)-methyltransferase TrmD, yielding MNFHILTLFPEMFKGPFSESLLQKAQEKKILLINLIDIRSFATDKHNKADDTTYGGGPGMVMKLEPILKAIENISHNHKNPRIIFMTPSGEKFTQEKAKELSMENNIVVLCGHYENIDQRILENIVTDEISMGDYVLTGGEIPAMALVDCVARLIPGVVKEEESVKNESFYDNLLDFPSYTKPEEYNGMKIPEMLKSGHHKKIREWRRKESLKSTFFRRPDLLAKANLTKEDRKILEEIIQNMGKEP
- a CDS encoding chorismate synthase translates to MLRFLTAGESHGEALVAILDGMVAHLKISEDDITKDLRRRQEGKGRGDRMKIENDKAQILSGIAKGETLGSPIALLIPNKAKEAWEKPFTQLRPGHADLAGAIKYNQKDLRPILERASARETAARVVIGTICKKFLSEFKIKISSSIIHIGGKSSEKEIENAIENVKKNGDSLGGVFEVKCEKVPIGLGSCMQWDKRLDGLLAQAMMSIHAIKGVEIGLGFESAKLQGSKVHDEIFYKNNKFSRGSNNAGGLEGGMTNGEPIVLKCAMKPISTLTNPLQSVDLITKNKEKAHVERADVCAVEAAAVVAEAMAAFILAGAFIEKFGGDSLEETFNNFSSFQKSSSML